From Algoriphagus sp. NG3, the proteins below share one genomic window:
- a CDS encoding pirin family protein yields MLDIVIEAREAKISADFAVKRILPYQLRRMVGPFIFMDHGGPLNMPKGSISSLDVLPHPHIGLSTVSYLFSGNVTHRDSLGIEQVITPGEVNWMTAGKGITHSERFEDPAMLAGGELEMIQTWVALPEKDEESDPSFDNYKPEQLPVFTDTGVWMRLIAGDAYGLKSNVKTHSPMFYVHVVLEQGTHFGLPKGHSERGAYIVRGSVEVNGITYPAGKLIVFTKGVDPLIIAREKATLMMLGGEHLGDRYIWWNFVSSSRERIEQAKEDWKQGRIDLPPMDNGEYVPLPEEKSRPAGGPPPNALS; encoded by the coding sequence ATGCTAGACATTGTTATAGAAGCCAGAGAGGCCAAAATTTCGGCAGACTTTGCAGTTAAACGAATCCTTCCCTATCAGCTTCGCAGAATGGTTGGCCCTTTTATTTTTATGGACCACGGCGGTCCATTAAATATGCCTAAAGGATCCATCAGCAGTCTGGATGTATTGCCACATCCCCATATTGGTTTATCCACAGTCAGCTACTTGTTCAGCGGAAATGTAACTCACCGGGATAGCCTAGGTATAGAGCAGGTCATAACTCCCGGTGAAGTAAACTGGATGACTGCCGGAAAGGGGATTACACATAGCGAACGCTTTGAAGATCCGGCGATGCTGGCGGGAGGAGAACTCGAAATGATTCAAACTTGGGTAGCACTTCCTGAAAAGGATGAAGAAAGTGACCCGTCCTTTGATAACTATAAGCCTGAACAATTGCCAGTATTTACGGATACTGGTGTTTGGATGCGTTTGATTGCCGGAGATGCCTATGGCTTGAAAAGCAATGTCAAGACACATTCCCCCATGTTCTATGTGCATGTGGTGCTGGAGCAGGGGACTCATTTTGGCTTACCTAAAGGGCATAGCGAGCGGGGAGCCTACATTGTCAGGGGAAGCGTCGAAGTAAATGGAATCACTTATCCCGCAGGAAAACTGATTGTGTTCACCAAAGGAGTTGACCCATTGATAATAGCCAGAGAAAAGGCCACGTTGATGATGCTAGGAGGTGAACACCTGGGTGATAGGTATATCTGGTGGAATTTTGTTTCCAGTAGTAGAGAAAGGATTGAACAGGCAAAAGAGGATTGGAAACAGGGCCGTATTGATTTACCACCAATGGATAACGGAGAGTATGTACCCCTTCCTGAAGAAAAAAGCAGGCCGGCAGGAGGTCCACCTCCCAATGCACTTTCCTAA